The Arachis hypogaea cultivar Tifrunner chromosome 14, arahy.Tifrunner.gnm2.J5K5, whole genome shotgun sequence genome has a segment encoding these proteins:
- the LOC112741916 gene encoding L-ascorbate oxidase homolog: MARAAISVVMLCLFAATVIAEDPYVYYTWNVSYGTISPFGAPKQAILINDQFPGPEINCSSNNNIVVNVFNNLDEPLLFTWHGIQHRKNSWQDGTPGTMCPILPGTNFTYKFQVKDQIGTYFYYPSLGLHRTAGGVGGLRIFSRLLIPVPYPDPEAEHWFLIGDYYAKSHTALKQILDNGGSLGMPNGVLINGESVKHLHRDNKPQFTMKPGKTYKLRICNVGSKDSLNFRIQGHPMTLVETEGSHTVQNAYESLDVHVGQCFTVLITANQEPREYAVIASTRFTPYILEGKAIISYEGAKKHASLFLPLSPITWFWSLNQFRTFRWNLTASAARPNPQGSYHYGQINITRTIKIVNSVARDDSGKLRYAINGVSHVDPETPLKLAQYYGVGDKVFQYNLISDSPAEYINKITVAPNVLNATFRDFVEIVFENPTVSVQSYNLDGYSFFLVGMEEGRWSPDKRENYNLLDAVSRHTVQVFPNSWSAILLTFDNAGMWNLRSENAENRYLGQQMYVSVLSPEKSLRDEYNLPLTQQVCGIVKDMPVPAPVYH, encoded by the exons ATGGCTCGTGCAGCTATTTCCGTGGTGATGCTTTGCCTCTTTGCTGCAACTGTGATTGCTGAAGATCCATATGTCTACTACACATGGAATGTCTCTTATGGCACCATTTCTCCATTCGGTGCTCCAAAACAAGCTATCCTCATCAACGACCAGTTCCCTGGCCCTGAAATCAACTgctccagcaacaacaacattgTTGTCAATGTCTTCAACAACCTCGACGAGCCACTCCTCTTCACCTGGCACGGAATCCAACACAGGAAGAACTCATGGCAAGATGGTACCCCAGGTACCATGTGCCCCATCCTTCCTGGCACCAACTTCACCTACAAGTTCCAGGTCAAGGACCAAATTGGTACCTACTTCTACTACCCAAGCCTTGGCCTCCACAGAACCGCTGGTGGTGTTGGTGGTCTCAGAATCTTCAGCAGGTTGTTGATCCCAGTTCCGTACCCAGATCCCGAGGCTGAGCACTGGTTCCTCATTGGTGACTACTATGCCAAGAGCCACACGGCCTTGAAGCAGATCCTTGACAATGGCGGCTCCCTTGGAATGCCTAATGGTGTCCTTATCAACGGTGAAAGTGTCAAGCATTTGCATAGAGACAACAAACCACAATTCACAATGAAGCCTGGAAAGACCTACAAATTGAGAATCTGCAACGTTGGTAGCAAAGACTCATTGAACTTCAGAATCCAAGGTCATCCCATGACACTTGTTGAGACTGAAGGCTCACACACCGTCCAGAACGCCTACGAGTCTCTCGACGTCCACGTTGGACAGTGCTTCACCGTTCTCATCACCGCCAACCAGGAGCCAAGGGAATACGCCGTTATTGCCTCAACTCGCTTCACTCCTTACATCCTTGAGGGAAAAGCCATTATTAGCTACGAAGGAGCCAAGAAACACGCTTCATTGTTCCTTCCACTTTCTCCCATCACCTGGTTCTGGTCCCTCAACCAGTTCAGGACATTCAGGTGGAACCTTACCGCTAGCGCTGCCAGGCCTAACCCTCAGGGATCTTACCACTACGGTCAGATCAACATCACTCGCACTATCAAGATCGTTAACTCTGTTGCCAGGGATGATAGTGGCAAGCTCAGGTATGCCATCAATGGCGTTTCCCATGTTGATCCCGAGACTCCACTCAAGCTCGCTCAGTACTACGGTGTTGGTGACAAGGTCTTCCAGTACAACCTCATCAGCGACAGCCCCGCTGAATACATCAACAAGATCACCGTCGCCCCTAATGTCCTCAACGCCACCTTCAGGGATTTCGTTGAGATCGTCTTCGAGAACCCCACCGTGTCCGTCCAGTCCTACAACCTTGACGGTTACTCTTTCTTCCTTGTCGG CATGGAGGAAGGAAGGTGGAGCCCAGACAAGAGGGAGAACTACAACCTTCTTGATGCTGTGAGCAGGCACACCGTGCAAGTGTTCCCTAACTCATGGTCCGCCATTTTGTTGACATTCGACAACGCCGGAATGTGGAACTTGAGGTCTGAGAATGCCGAAAACCGCTACTTGGGACAACAGATGTACGTTAGCGTTTTGTCACCTGAAAAGTCCTTGAGGGATGAGTACAACCTTCCCCTCACCCAACAAGTCTGCGGTATCGTAAAGGATATGCCAGTTCCAGCTCCAGTTTATCACTAA